In the Acropora muricata isolate sample 2 chromosome 10, ASM3666990v1, whole genome shotgun sequence genome, one interval contains:
- the LOC136888547 gene encoding calcium channel flower homolog, with protein MADAANNSGVPKGMRLVVRFWGAVSGLCSAALGLFVLFSLSATCLGMGIYMILMGAMILALEAPMCCQYVPTLVAVSNWIENHFRFWMRGCLYLILGLFPIIFCFEISTFVGCGCVIISAALYGVLAIGKKGGVASNANPDEQEMKTNLVDKEGGPNHTEP; from the exons ATGGCAGACGCTGCAAACAACAGTGGCGTTCCAAAAGGAATGAGGCTTGTGGTACGATTTTGGGGTGCTGTGTCCGGGTTAT GTTCTGCTGCCCTTGGCTTGTTTGTCCTTTTCTCATTATCAGCCACTTGCTTAGGGATGGGAATATACATGAT ATTGATGGGTGCAATGATCTTAGCTTTGGAAGCTCCAATGTGTTGTCAGTATGTTCCAACGTTGGTGGCAGTGAGTAACTGGATTGAAAATCATTTTAGATTTTGGATGAGGGGATGCTTGTATCTTAT ATTGGGTCTTTTTCCTATCAtattttgctttgaaatttcCACATTTGTTGGCTGTGGTTGTGTGATAATCAGTGCTGCCTTGTATGGTGTTTTAGCAATTGGGAAAAA ggGTGGAGTTGCAAGCAATGCTAATCCCGATGagcaagaaatgaaaacaaacttagttGACAAAGAAGGTGGTCCCAATCACACTGAGCCATAA
- the LOC136888546 gene encoding ubiquitin-associated domain-containing protein 1-like isoform X1 produces MREFELQNLKSLRSVPLVCVKITSSTGKESSLTVCLRDTVKALKDKALGGEYSKESAFYKLILAKSNRELSDEKTLEEENVEENDEVILIKKRHNTAFGIAEKDCKTGSYQVPDLKVVKKLTAKLDVGKSRESSASLSPLTLDFNTELRRILISLIDSSILLQSVGDDKETDNAGQEEDFSLSVDPAILKQLTEMGFREARAKKALVLNRMSPVLAMEWLFQHESDPDIDEPLVLGARGGRTQRRRKEFEPNPRAVSNLKEMGFQEDEIVMALKATVNNQEAACEWLLGDRQSSIGDVNQGLDQSSSFGFCSPLYQAIMENPLVQLSLNNKRVLGAFEDMLENPSSSTYYINDPETGPVLLQVSRIVQGFAR; encoded by the exons ATGAGGGAATTTGAACTTCAAAACCTGAAATCCCTCAGATCTGTCCCTCTAGTCTGTGTAAAAATTACCAGCTCAACAGGAAAAGAAAGCAGTTTGACGGTTTGTTTGAGAGATACTGTTAAGGCTTTGAAGGATAAGGCACTTGGTGGTGAATATTCGAAGGAATCTGCCTTTTATAAACTCATTCTCGCGAAATCAAATCGTGAGCTCAGCGACGAAAAAACCTTGGAGGAAGAGAACGTTGAAGAAAATG ATGAAGTGATTCTCATTAAAAAGCGTCATAACACGGCTTTCGGCATTGCTGAAAAA GATTGTAAAACAGGCAGTTATCAAGTTCCTGATCTCAAAGTTGTTAAGAAACTCACTGCAAAGCTTGATGTAGGGAAATCTAGGGAATCTTCAGCAAGTCTTTCTCCACTGACTCTGGAT ttTAATACAGAATTGAGGAGAATTCTTATTTCACTCATTGATTCCTCTATCCTGCTGCAATCTGTGGGTGACGATAAAGAAACTGACAATGCAG GCCAGGAAGAGGACTTCTCTCTGAGTGTTGACCCT GCTATTCTTAAACAGCTAACAGAAATGGGTTTCAGAGAAGCAAGAGCCAAGAAAGCTTTGGTTTTAAACAg AATGTCACCAGTGTTGGCTATGGAATGGCTCTTTCAACACGAAAGTGATCCCGACATTGATGAACCATTGGTGCTAGGAGCAAGAGGTGGTAGAACTCAAAGAAGAAGGAAGGAGTTTGAACCCAACCCCAGG GCTGTCAGTAACTTGAAAGAAATGGGTTTTCAAGAAGATGAAATTGTTATGGCCCTTAAAGCAACTGTAAACAATCAAGAAGCAGCT TGTGAGTGGTTATTGGGTGACAGGCAAAGCAGCATTGGCGACGTAAATCAAGGACTGGATCAgtcaag TTCTTTCGGTTTTTGCAGCCCGCTGTACCAAGCAATTATGGAAAACCCACTTGTGCAACTCAGCTTAAACAACAAGCGAGTTTTAGGAG CATTTGAAGATATGCTTGAAAATCCTTCCTCCAGCACCTACTACATAAACGACCCAGAAACGGGACCAGTGTTACTTCAAGTCTCACGAATCGTGCAAGGATTTGCCAGATGA
- the LOC136888546 gene encoding ubiquitin-associated domain-containing protein 1-like isoform X2 has product MREFELQNLKSLRSVPLVCVKITSSTGKESSLTVCLRDTVKALKDKALGGEYSKESAFYKLILAKSNRELSDEKTLEEENVEENDEVILIKKRHNTAFGIAEKDCKTGSYQVPDLKVVKKLTAKLDVGKSRESSASLSPLTLDFNTELRRILISLIDSSILLQSVGDDKETDNAGQEEDFSLSVDPAILKQLTEMGFREARAKKALVLNRMSPVLAMEWLFQHESDPDIDEPLVLGARGGRTQRRRKEFEPNPRAVSNLKEMGFQEDEIVMALKATVNNQEAACEWLLGDRQSSIGDVNQGLDQSSPLYQAIMENPLVQLSLNNKRVLGAFEDMLENPSSSTYYINDPETGPVLLQVSRIVQGFAR; this is encoded by the exons ATGAGGGAATTTGAACTTCAAAACCTGAAATCCCTCAGATCTGTCCCTCTAGTCTGTGTAAAAATTACCAGCTCAACAGGAAAAGAAAGCAGTTTGACGGTTTGTTTGAGAGATACTGTTAAGGCTTTGAAGGATAAGGCACTTGGTGGTGAATATTCGAAGGAATCTGCCTTTTATAAACTCATTCTCGCGAAATCAAATCGTGAGCTCAGCGACGAAAAAACCTTGGAGGAAGAGAACGTTGAAGAAAATG ATGAAGTGATTCTCATTAAAAAGCGTCATAACACGGCTTTCGGCATTGCTGAAAAA GATTGTAAAACAGGCAGTTATCAAGTTCCTGATCTCAAAGTTGTTAAGAAACTCACTGCAAAGCTTGATGTAGGGAAATCTAGGGAATCTTCAGCAAGTCTTTCTCCACTGACTCTGGAT ttTAATACAGAATTGAGGAGAATTCTTATTTCACTCATTGATTCCTCTATCCTGCTGCAATCTGTGGGTGACGATAAAGAAACTGACAATGCAG GCCAGGAAGAGGACTTCTCTCTGAGTGTTGACCCT GCTATTCTTAAACAGCTAACAGAAATGGGTTTCAGAGAAGCAAGAGCCAAGAAAGCTTTGGTTTTAAACAg AATGTCACCAGTGTTGGCTATGGAATGGCTCTTTCAACACGAAAGTGATCCCGACATTGATGAACCATTGGTGCTAGGAGCAAGAGGTGGTAGAACTCAAAGAAGAAGGAAGGAGTTTGAACCCAACCCCAGG GCTGTCAGTAACTTGAAAGAAATGGGTTTTCAAGAAGATGAAATTGTTATGGCCCTTAAAGCAACTGTAAACAATCAAGAAGCAGCT TGTGAGTGGTTATTGGGTGACAGGCAAAGCAGCATTGGCGACGTAAATCAAGGACTGGATCAgtcaag CCCGCTGTACCAAGCAATTATGGAAAACCCACTTGTGCAACTCAGCTTAAACAACAAGCGAGTTTTAGGAG CATTTGAAGATATGCTTGAAAATCCTTCCTCCAGCACCTACTACATAAACGACCCAGAAACGGGACCAGTGTTACTTCAAGTCTCACGAATCGTGCAAGGATTTGCCAGATGA
- the LOC136930390 gene encoding ubiquitin-associated domain-containing protein 1-like gives MGFREARAKKALVLNRMSPVLAMEWLFQHESDPDIDEPLVLGARGGRTQRRRKEFEPNPRAVSNLKEMGFQEDEIVMALKATVNNQEAACEWLLGDRQSSIGDVNQGLDQSSSFGFCSPLYQAIMENPLVQLSLNNKRVLGAFEDMLENPSSSTYYINDPETGPVLLQVSRIVQGFAR, from the exons ATGGGTTTCAGAGAAGCAAGAGCCAAGAAAGCTTTGGTTTTAAACAg AATGTCACCAGTGTTGGCTATGGAATGGCTCTTTCAACACGAAAGTGATCCCGACATTGATGAACCATTGGTGCTAGGAGCAAGAGGTGGTAGAACTCAAAGAAGAAGGAAGGAGTTTGAACCCAACCCCAGG GCTGTCAGTAACTTGAAAGAAATGGGTTTTCAAGAAGATGAAATTGTTATGGCCCTTAAAGCAACTGTAAACAATCAAGAAGCAGCT TGTGAGTGGTTATTGGGTGACAGGCAAAGCAGCATTGGCGACGTAAATCAAGGACTGGATCAgtcaag TTCTTTCGGTTTTTGCAGCCCGCTGTACCAAGCAATTATGGAAAACCCACTTGTGCAACTCAGCTTAAACAACAAGCGAGTTTTAGGAG CATTTGAAGATATGCTTGAAAATCCTTCCTCCAGCACCTACTACATAAACGACCCAGAAACGGGACCAGTGTTACTTCAAGTCTCACGAATCGTGCAAGGATTTGCCAGATGA